One Gordonia pseudamarae genomic window, TCGTCGACACCGAGCACCTCGGCGAAGATCGTGGCCAGCACGGTTTCCGTGTTGGTCTCGGGCGCGATGTATTCCACCGTCGACTCGATCACCGGGTCGGGCAGGGCGCGACGATCGAGCTTGCCGTTGACGTTCAGCGGCAACTGCTCGAGCACCATGATGATGTCGGGCACCATGTAGTCGGGCACCTTGGTGGCGGCGGCCTGCTTGATATCGGCCGCGACGAGCTCGCCGCCGTCGGCCGACGCACCGACCACATAGCCGACGAGCTGATCGGGGAAACCGGGCCGCACCTTGATCGCGGCGGCCGCGGCGTTCACCCCGTCCGCCGACAGCAGCGCCGCCTCGACCTCTCCGAGTTCGATGCGATAGCCACGCAGTTTGACCTGGTCGTCGGCGCGGCCAAGGAACTCCAGGCTGCCGTTGCGGAAGATGGCCACGTCGCCGGACTGGTACATCCGGTCGCCGGGCGCCCCGTGCGGGTCGGCCACGAACCGGGTGGCGTTGAGCGCGAACCGGCCCGCATAGCCGCGGGCCAGCTGATCGCCGGCCAGATACAGATCGCCGGGCACGCCGTCGGGTGCCTTGGCCAGCCGGGAGTCGAGCACGTACATCCGTGAGGAATCGAGCGCCGCACCCACATCGCTGGCCAGCGTAGATGCGACAAAAGCCGGGGTCAGCTCCCGGCGAGTCATGTATACGGTGGCCTCCGTGGGCCCGTACATGTTGTTCAGCTGTGGACCGTCGTTGCCGTCGTAGCGCTGCCGATCGGCGAACCAGCGCCGCACCTGCTCGAAGTCGAGGGCCTCGCCGACGAAGATCATCGACCGCACCGACTGTGACAATGTCTCCGGTGACGGCTCGCGCACGGCACCGGCGAGCTGATAGAACGCCGACGGCGTCAGGTTCACCACCGTCACGCGCTCACGGCGCAGAACCCGTGCGAACTCGTCCGGGGTACGGGTGGTCAGGTAGTCCAAGACCACCAGGGTGCCGCCCCACGCCAGCGATACCCAGATCTCGCCCACCGACACATCGAAGGCGTACGACTGGAACATCGTCCACACATCGTCGGGGGTGTAGTCGTATTCACGACCCATCGCCGACAGCAACGCCACCACATCGGCGTGCGTGACCACCACACCCTTGGGCTTACCTGTCGAGCCGGAGGTGTACATCACGTACGCCGGATGCCTGCCGTCGACCCGGGACGGGATCGCGGCACGAGTGCGCTCGGTGGCGGCCGCGGACTGTTCCGCGATGGTGGCCAGGGGAACGTTCAACTCCGCCCACGCCCCGACCGTCGCCTCGTCGGTCAACGCGAGTACCGGGTGTGCGTCATCGACGATCGTCGCCAGCCGATCGAGCGGATGGGACTGATCCAGTGGCAGATATGCCGCACCCGTCTTCGACACCGCGAGCAGCGCGACGATCAGATCGGCATCACGCGGCAATGCCACACCGACCAGCGTCTCCGGTCCCGCGCCGGCGGCGATCAGACCGGCCGCCAGAACATCGGAACGCTCATCGAGCTCGGCATAGGTCAGCGAGGCACCGGAGGTATCGCGCACCGCTGTCCTGTCGCCGAACCGCGCCGCGATCGACGCGAAGATACCCGGCAGGGAGCCCAGATCCGCCGAACCGGCGAGATCGAACGCCGCGGTACGGATCGCCGAGATCGCCTCACCGGTGGCGGCCGCCAGATCACCGGGCGCCGTGCCGGCCGCCAGCAGCGCCGGGGTCACGGCGGCACCGACCGCGGCCTCGGTGTCCAGCCCCTGCGCCGCGAACACCGTCACGGTCGCCGAGATCTGGGCATTGAGCTGGGCAAAAGTCACCGGCACCTGCGTCCCGGGAAGAGCCGGCAGGTCCGGAGCCGCGGCGGCGGCGAAGCCGATCAGATCGACGGTTGACGGTTCGGCTCCCCAGATCCTGGAGAATGCAGCAGCCAACACTTCGAGATCAGTCACGTTTTTCCGTACTTTCGATATTCAGCAAACGTCTTAGAAAGTCTTCGAGCCATCTACAGTGTGGACGATGTCGACGCTGTCGCGTTGCTGCGGAGTGTGTCCAGCGCTTCGCCCAGCTTCTCCGGTCCTTGCACTGCCAAGCTCGGCACCAGACTCATCAGTGCCGTGATCAGCGCGGAGTCGGCATCGGGCAGGGTCGCCGCCATCGCGGTGGCCATCGCCGACAACGCGGCAAAGCTCACCGTCATTCCGCCATCGGCAAACGCCTCGGCATCGGGAGTGGCCGCGACGGCCGACGCGACGAGCTCGGGCAGCGGCAACTGCGCCTTCTCCTCCGCACCCGCCTGGGCGTCGGAGAGTTCGTCGGGGGTGGCGATTGAGATGTCACCGACCACCCGCGACGGATCCTCCGCGATCTGCTCAAGGATCCGCAGATACCGCTGAGCGTGCCTGGCCACCGTCGCCGCATCGAAAAGATCGGTCGCGAAGAGCAACTCGCCGCGCATCGGCCTGTCCGGATCGGCCTGCCCCGGATCCGTCGGATCGCTGGGGAACAGCGTGAGCTGCAGATCGACCTTGGCCGCCACCAGTTCCTCGGACACCGGGGAGATCTCCAGCCCCGCCAACTCGACGGTCGGGAAGTCCAGATTCTGGAAGGCGAACATCGTCTGGAACACCGGGTTGAAGGCACTGGTGCGCGAGCGCCCCAGCACGCCGACAACCTCATCGAACGCCACATCCGCATTGGCCATGTCGGCCAGGTCCGAGGTCCGGACCCGCTCCAGCAGCGAACCGAACATCTCGGTGGAGTCCAGAGTGGTGCGCAACGCCAGCGTGTTGACGAACATACCGATCACATCATCGAGAGCCGGGTCGCCGCGGCCGACGTACGGGGTGCCGACCACCACGTCGGTGGTGCCGGCCAGCCTGCCCAGCAGCACCGCGAACGCGGCCTGGGTGACCATGAACAACGTGGTGTTGTGCGCGTGCGCCACCGATTCGAGTCCGGCCACCAGCTCCGCGGACACCTCGAACGGCACCTGCTCGCCCTCGAACGTCGGCACCGGTGGACGGGCCCGGTCGGTGGGCAGCGTGATGACCTCGGGCGCATCCGCCAGACGGCCGCGCCAATAATCGAGCTGACGGGTCTCCTCGTCGACACCGTCGGCACCGATCGCGGCCAGCCGCTCCGAACGCCACAGAGTGTAATCGGCGTACTGCACCCGCAACGGCGCCCACGTCGGGGACGTACCGGCGACCCGGGAGGCGTATGCGGTCATCAGATCCCGGGCCAGGGGCGCCATCGACGCACCATCCGCACTGATGTGGTGAATCACCAGCACCACCACGTACTCGTCCCGGCCGGTCCGGAGCAACGCCAGTCGCACCGGCGGCCGGGTGGTGATGTCGAAACCCGTGGCGGTGACCTTGCGGATCGCCTCGTCCAGCGCTCCCTCGACCGGTACCGGATTGAGCACCAGACCGGCGATGATCGCGTCCGGCGGGCTGATCACCTGCGACGGCTCACCGTTGATCATCGGGTAGCTGGTGCGCAGTGTCTCGTGCCTGCGGACCAGATCACCCACCGCACTGCGCAGCGCGGCCAGATCGAGCGGACCGGCCAGCCGCAGCGCCATCGCGATGTTGTAGGCCGGCGAATGCGGGTCCGCGCGGTTGATCAGCCACATGCTGCGCTGCACACCCGACACCGGAACCACCGCGGCACGCGTTCGCGGCCCCAGCGGGGGTGCGGCCTGACCGGCCATCAGACCCGACACGTACTCGGCGAGCCGGGCGACGGTCGGATGTTCGAACAGTTCCCGCACCGGCACCTGGCGGTCGACGACCGCACCGATCCGCGCGACGACCTTGGTCGCCGACAGCGAGTTGCCGCCCAGGTCGAAGAAGGAATCGTGTACGCTCACCCGGTCCACGCCCAGAACCTGACCGAAGATGTCGGCGACAACCGACTCCAGCTGGGTTCGCGGAGCGACGAAGGCACCCACGACCTCGGTGAAGTCGATAGGTGGCAACATGGACCGGTCGACCTTGCCGACGGCGGTCGTGGCGAACTCGTCGACGATCTTGACGGTGAGCGGAATCAGGTACACCGGCAGCAGGTCGGTGACATAGGCGACCAACGACTCACCGGTCACCGCGGCCCCCGGCCACAGCGTCGCATAGGCCACCAGGACCTTTTCACCCGACGGGCCGTCGACACCGAGGCTGACGGCGTTGCGCACATCCGGATGCGACAGCAATGCGGCATCGAGTTCACCCGGCTCGATCCGCTGACCGCGGATCTTGAGCTGGAAATCGGTACGGCCGTGGTATTCGATGCGGCCGTCGGCGCGCAGGGTGGCCCGGTCGCCGGTGCGGTACATACGGGCACCGGGCAGGAACGGGTGGGCGACGAACCTGGCCGCGGTGAGACCGGGCTGATTCCGGTACCCTTCCGCGAGCCGATCACCGCTGATGTACAGCTCACCCGGAACCCCGAGGGGCAGCGGACGCAGACCGCGGTCCAGGATGAGGGCCCCGACCGAGGTTCCCGGCCGGCCGATGGTGATCTCGTCGTCGATCGAGTACGGGTCGTCGACGGTGACCCACACCGTGGTCTCGGTGGGCCCGTAGATGTTGACCACGCGGCGGTCCTGGGACACCCAGCGACGCATCACATCCGGCGGCAGCGCCTCTCCGCCGACACAGATCGTGGTGAGCGTGGGTACCCGGACCGGATCCAGAGTGTCGAGCAGCGCCGGCACCAGGAACGTGTGGGTGACCTGATGCTCGTTGATGAACTCCTCGAGCTGGGCGCCGGCGAACGTGTCGAAATCGGCGACGGCCAGCTCCGCGCCCACCGGCAGCGCCATGATCAGCTCCAGGACCGTGGCATCGAAGCTCGGGGCCGACACATGCAGCACGCACGAGTCGTGGTCGAGGCCGAGCCGCTCAATCGTGTCCGCGCACAGACTCGCCAGCCCACCGGAGGCGACCGAAACCCCCTTCGGCGCCCCCGTGGAGCCGGACGTGTACAGCAGATACGCCACGTCCGCGACGTGGGCGGGCCGAACCAGCTCGGCATCGGACACCGCCGCACCGTTGTAGCCGGCCAGCCGCAGCTCCACATCCGCCGAATCCAGGACGATCCAGTCCAGTTCCGCCAGCTCTGCGACCTCGCCGACGGTCAGCCCGACGATCGGGTCCGAGTCCGCGACCATCACCTGCTTACGGTCGAGCGGATGGCGCGGATCGATCATCACGAACGCCGCACCCGCCGTGGCCACGGCGGCCAGGGCGATCACCGACTGCGGCGATCGCGGAATGCTGATGGCCACCACATCTCCGGGACCGATGCCGCGGGAGATCAGGTCACGGGCCAGCTGATTGACCCGGGCGCCGAACAGCCGGTGCGAGATGATCTCGCCGGCACCGCTGACCGCTGGCCCCAGCCGGCCCACCGAACGGGTGCCCGTGGCGAACAACTGACGCAGGGTCTGTCCGGGCGGGCCGGGCAGCGGCTGCCGCAGACCCGCCAGCACCCCATCGTCGACGATGTCGATCCGGCCGACCGGCCGGGCCGGGTCGGCCACCATCGCCTCGACGACCCGGATGAACTGCCGGGAGAGGTCGGCGATGGTCTCGTGATCGAAGATGTCGGTGGCGTAGCAGAACTCCAGCGCGAGCCGGGGCGCCCCGGCGTCCGACTCGATGACGGTCAGGCCCAGATCGTATTTGGCCACCGGCACGCGGGCGTCGAGGACGTCGAGCCCGCCATCGTCGGCGGAGATCCCGACCGGGTCGCGCTGCATCGACAGGATCACCTGGAACAACGGACTGTGCAGCCGCGAACGATTGGTCGCGACCGCGTCGACGACCTGCTCGAACGGGACCTGCGAATGTTGCAGCGCGCGCGTGCGGGACCGGTGGGCCGTGGCCACCGCCTCGGCCACCGACAGCGAGGGATCGATGAGCGTGCGCAACACGACCGTGTTGACGAACATGCCGATCAGATCGGAGGTCTCCGGCTCGTCACGACCGGCGACGGCGGTGCCCACGGCCACATCGTCGGTGTCGGCGAGCCGGTGCAGTACCACGGCCAGCGCCGCGTGCAGCACCGAGAACGTGGTCACCCCGAGCCGGCCCGCGAGGGTCCGCACCCGTGCCGCGGTCTCCGACGACAACTCGGTGTCGAGGAACGCGCCGACCCCCGTCGGGGTGCGCGGCCGGGGCCGGTCCGTCGGGAGCGCCAGCAACTCCGGCAGGCCGGACAGTTCGTCCTGCCAGAAGGCCAGCTCGTGACTCAGCTGAGAGTCCGGGTCGTCCGGCTCGCCGAGCACGGCGCGCTGCCAGATCGCGAAGTCGGCGTACTGCACCGCCAGCGGCTCCCACATCAGCGCGTGGTCGTCGCGGCGGGCCAGGTAGGCGGCCATGAGATCGGAGATCAGCGGTCGCAGCGACGCGCCGTCGCCGGCCACATGATGCAGCACCAGGACCAGGACGTAGTCGCCGCCCGATCGCAGCACCGAGGCCCGGAACGGGATCTCGGAGATCAGGTCGAAGCCCCGCGCGGCCTGGGCCGTGACCGTGGCGTCCAACTCGCCGGGAGCACAGTCGATGACGTCCATGGCGAACCGGTCGGCCACATCCGCGACCGGGAGGATCTCCTGGACGGGCTCACCGTCGATGGCCGGGAACCTGGTACGCAGGATCTCGTGCCGGGCCACCACGTCGAGGACCGCCGTGCGCAGCGCCGGCAGGTCGATGTCCGGGCCGAGCCGGACGGCACCGGGCATGTTGTAGGTCGGGGCGTCCGGATCCATCCGGTTGATGAACCAGATCCGCGCCTGGGCGAACGCGACCGGGATACGCGCCGGACGTGTCCCGGCATGCAGGGGAAGCCGCTGCCCGACGTTGTCGGCGCTGTCGATCGCGGTGGCCAACTCGGCCACGTCCCGGCTGTCGAAGATGTCGTTGAGCGAGACCGCCACACCGAACTCGTTACGCAGACGCGCCGCCAGCCGGGCCGCGATCAGCGAGTCGGCCCCGAGCGTGAAGATATTGTCCCGAAGACCGATCCGCTCGGACTCCAGCAGCTCCGACAGCACGGCGACCAGTCGGTGCTGGACCTGGGTCTCCGGCTCCACATACTCGACCGTCTCATCGAGGACCAGCGTCGGCACCGGCAGCGCGGCGCGGTCGAGCTTGCCCGAGGTGTTGACGGGAAAAGCATCGAGAACCACGACGGAGGAGGGCACCATGTAGCGCGGCAGATGCCGGCGGCACCAGCGCATCAGGGCGTCGGACAGGTTGGCCACCGGTGTACCGGCCTTGGGCCGCACATAGGCGACGATCGCGGGCGAGCCGGTCTCGTGCCGGACCATCACGACGGCGCCGTCGATGCTGCCCGCACCGCGCAGGGTCGCCTCGATCTCGCCGAGTTCGACCCGCTGGCCACGGATCTTCACCTGGAAGTCGGTGCGGCCGAGGTAGTCGAGGTCGCCGCCGACGTTCCAGCGGACCAGGTCGCCGGTCCGGTACATACGCTCACCGAATACGAACGGATCGGCGACGAAACGCTCCGCGGTCAGCGCCGACTGGGCCTCGTAGCCGTCGGCCAGTTGCACTCCGGCCAGATAGAGTTCGCCGGCGATGCCGACGGGAACCCGGCGCAGCTGCGCGTCGAGGACATAGGTGCGGGTGTTGGGCACCGGACGGCCGATCGGGATGGCGTGCTCACCGCCGGTCACCTGGTACTCGGTGACCTCGACCGCGGCCTCCGTCGGCCCGTATAGGTTGATCAGCGCGGCATCGGACTCGCCGACGACCCGGTGGGCCAGCCCCGCCGGCAAACCCTCGCCGGAGGTGAACACGCGCCGCACCGAGGCGGGCAGCGCGGGTATGCCCGGGGTGGCCGCGTCGACGAAAACGTCCAGCATCGACGGCACGAAATGCACGTTGGTCACTTCGCGCTCGACGATGAGCGAGCGCAGATAGGCCGGGTCGCGGTGACCGCCCGCGCGGGCGATCACCATCCGGGCGCCCACCTGTAGCGGCCAGAACAGCTCGCCCACCGAGACGTCAAAGGTGAACGGTGTCTTGTACAGGACCGCGTCACCGGCGCCCACCGGATAGTGCGCCTGCATCCAGGCCAGCCGGTTGGACACCGCGGCCACACTCACGTTCACGCCCTTGGGCACACCCGTCGACCCGGAGGTGAAGATGACATAGGCGGTGCGCGCCGCGCGGGGAATCACCGGCCCGTCGGTCCCGAACTCGCCCGGCACCGCGGAGAAACCGATCTCGGCCAGGTATTCGGCGTCGATGACCTTGGTCGGCCCGGCGGTGTCGAGCACCAGCCGACGACGGCCCTCGGGCGAGGTCGGATCGAGCGGCACGTACGCACCGCCGGCGGTCAGCGCCGCGTAGATCGCCACCACCTGCTCGATGCCGCGATCAAGTACCACGCCTACGCGATCACCCGGACGAACGCCGTCGGCCACCAGCCGCGCCCCCAGCGCGCGCCGGAGGGCGTCGAACTCGGCGTAGGTCCACTCAGCGGTGTCGTCGGTGATCGCCACCCGATCGGGGTGCTCGGCCACCCGCGCGCGGAAGAGCGCCAGCAGATCGGTGTCGCAGGCGGAGCGCTCGTCCCAGGCCCGGACCGGACCGGTCTGCAGCGCGGTGAGGTCGGCGGCCTCGCCGGGCAGCAGCAGTTCGATGTCGCGGACACCGGCGTCGAGGTCATTGAGCATCCGCTCCACGAATGCCAGAAAGCGCCGGTGATGCGATTCGATCTCGACCCGGGTGTACAGGTGGGGATTGCCGTGCAGATCGACCACCAGCGGCGCACCGGGGCTCGACTGGTACAGGTTGACCAACAGATCGTCGAGGATGCCCGAGGTCAGGATGCGATAGGTGACCTCAGCCCCGTCGATGGCGATGGGCTCATCGAAGAAGACCATGTTGATCCGCGGGCCGAACCCGAAAGAACTGCCGTCCATACCCGCGTCGCGCTTGATGTCCTCGGACCGGTACCGCTGGTGCCGCAGCGCCCCCGTCATCTCCAACTGCGCCGATCCGATGAGCTCACGCACCGTCTGGGCCGACACGTCCCGCAGCCGGATGGGCAGGATGTTGGACACCATGC contains:
- a CDS encoding amino acid adenylation domain-containing protein, translated to MERVDGVESLPGTVLPDDLLPLTPAQRGMWFAENLSPDYSVNIAQYVDIQHAPGGFDDRLFTEICELVGKQIQSPYVRITEVDGVPMQYVDLDFDQHSQIIDLREDADPVAAAMTWMEAEYRRPVDLITDQFIVLILLRVADDRVFWYMRSHHIIVDGYAALSILRRIVDHYNAVRRGEQVVDVKPAATMAEIVDYENSYVTGTRRTTDREHWLERVQNLPERVTLSHVPTTAPLSFDNVVVSQALDASLQARLEATAKECRSSMAVVLTAAFSAFLGRMSGTDDIVMSLPVTGRSTAKIKRSGGMVSNILPIRLRDVSAQTVRELIGSAQLEMTGALRHQRYRSEDIKRDAGMDGSSFGFGPRINMVFFDEPIAIDGAEVTYRILTSGILDDLLVNLYQSSPGAPLVVDLHGNPHLYTRVEIESHHRRFLAFVERMLNDLDAGVRDIELLLPGEAADLTALQTGPVRAWDERSACDTDLLALFRARVAEHPDRVAITDDTAEWTYAEFDALRRALGARLVADGVRPGDRVGVVLDRGIEQVVAIYAALTAGGAYVPLDPTSPEGRRRLVLDTAGPTKVIDAEYLAEIGFSAVPGEFGTDGPVIPRAARTAYVIFTSGSTGVPKGVNVSVAAVSNRLAWMQAHYPVGAGDAVLYKTPFTFDVSVGELFWPLQVGARMVIARAGGHRDPAYLRSLIVEREVTNVHFVPSMLDVFVDAATPGIPALPASVRRVFTSGEGLPAGLAHRVVGESDAALINLYGPTEAAVEVTEYQVTGGEHAIPIGRPVPNTRTYVLDAQLRRVPVGIAGELYLAGVQLADGYEAQSALTAERFVADPFVFGERMYRTGDLVRWNVGGDLDYLGRTDFQVKIRGQRVELGEIEATLRGAGSIDGAVVMVRHETGSPAIVAYVRPKAGTPVANLSDALMRWCRRHLPRYMVPSSVVVLDAFPVNTSGKLDRAALPVPTLVLDETVEYVEPETQVQHRLVAVLSELLESERIGLRDNIFTLGADSLIAARLAARLRNEFGVAVSLNDIFDSRDVAELATAIDSADNVGQRLPLHAGTRPARIPVAFAQARIWFINRMDPDAPTYNMPGAVRLGPDIDLPALRTAVLDVVARHEILRTRFPAIDGEPVQEILPVADVADRFAMDVIDCAPGELDATVTAQAARGFDLISEIPFRASVLRSGGDYVLVLVLHHVAGDGASLRPLISDLMAAYLARRDDHALMWEPLAVQYADFAIWQRAVLGEPDDPDSQLSHELAFWQDELSGLPELLALPTDRPRPRTPTGVGAFLDTELSSETAARVRTLAGRLGVTTFSVLHAALAVVLHRLADTDDVAVGTAVAGRDEPETSDLIGMFVNTVVLRTLIDPSLSVAEAVATAHRSRTRALQHSQVPFEQVVDAVATNRSRLHSPLFQVILSMQRDPVGISADDGGLDVLDARVPVAKYDLGLTVIESDAGAPRLALEFCYATDIFDHETIADLSRQFIRVVEAMVADPARPVGRIDIVDDGVLAGLRQPLPGPPGQTLRQLFATGTRSVGRLGPAVSGAGEIISHRLFGARVNQLARDLISRGIGPGDVVAISIPRSPQSVIALAAVATAGAAFVMIDPRHPLDRKQVMVADSDPIVGLTVGEVAELAELDWIVLDSADVELRLAGYNGAAVSDAELVRPAHVADVAYLLYTSGSTGAPKGVSVASGGLASLCADTIERLGLDHDSCVLHVSAPSFDATVLELIMALPVGAELAVADFDTFAGAQLEEFINEHQVTHTFLVPALLDTLDPVRVPTLTTICVGGEALPPDVMRRWVSQDRRVVNIYGPTETTVWVTVDDPYSIDDEITIGRPGTSVGALILDRGLRPLPLGVPGELYISGDRLAEGYRNQPGLTAARFVAHPFLPGARMYRTGDRATLRADGRIEYHGRTDFQLKIRGQRIEPGELDAALLSHPDVRNAVSLGVDGPSGEKVLVAYATLWPGAAVTGESLVAYVTDLLPVYLIPLTVKIVDEFATTAVGKVDRSMLPPIDFTEVVGAFVAPRTQLESVVADIFGQVLGVDRVSVHDSFFDLGGNSLSATKVVARIGAVVDRQVPVRELFEHPTVARLAEYVSGLMAGQAAPPLGPRTRAAVVPVSGVQRSMWLINRADPHSPAYNIAMALRLAGPLDLAALRSAVGDLVRRHETLRTSYPMINGEPSQVISPPDAIIAGLVLNPVPVEGALDEAIRKVTATGFDITTRPPVRLALLRTGRDEYVVVLVIHHISADGASMAPLARDLMTAYASRVAGTSPTWAPLRVQYADYTLWRSERLAAIGADGVDEETRQLDYWRGRLADAPEVITLPTDRARPPVPTFEGEQVPFEVSAELVAGLESVAHAHNTTLFMVTQAAFAVLLGRLAGTTDVVVGTPYVGRGDPALDDVIGMFVNTLALRTTLDSTEMFGSLLERVRTSDLADMANADVAFDEVVGVLGRSRTSAFNPVFQTMFAFQNLDFPTVELAGLEISPVSEELVAAKVDLQLTLFPSDPTDPGQADPDRPMRGELLFATDLFDAATVARHAQRYLRILEQIAEDPSRVVGDISIATPDELSDAQAGAEEKAQLPLPELVASAVAATPDAEAFADGGMTVSFAALSAMATAMAATLPDADSALITALMSLVPSLAVQGPEKLGEALDTLRSNATASTSSTL